Genomic DNA from Salvia miltiorrhiza cultivar Shanhuang (shh) chromosome 1, IMPLAD_Smil_shh, whole genome shotgun sequence:
ACCGGAGCAATCCCCCACCGCCCCGACGTCCCAGCCGGGATAATCATTGAACTGCGGCACGGTGCGAGAAGACGAGCACCAGTTGTAGTGCAGCCTGAAAGACCCGAAATAGAGCTTCTTCTGCTTGCTCTTGCGCAATGGGAATTCGAGGTTCTTCAAGATTTGGACGAGGAGCGATTTCGCTTTGGAGATGGCGCGGTAGAGGTGAGAGAAGATGAAGGTTTGGAGGAGGGCTCTGAGCTTcatggatgagagagagggagaagagggAGGA
This window encodes:
- the LOC131000999 gene encoding uncharacterized protein LOC131000999 codes for the protein MSSLKTLNSINLFSIKASSPPPSSPSLSSMKLRALLQTFIFSHLYRAISKAKSLLVQILKNLEFPLRKSKQKKLYFGSFRLHYNWCSSSRTVPQFNDYPGWDVGAVGDCSGELSKYLQWLEERGDEESCNEIDRLADLFIADCHEKFRLEKQESYRRFQEMMARSI